In Maridesulfovibrio sp., a single genomic region encodes these proteins:
- a CDS encoding C40 family peptidase, producing MSYMTYKPVGFILVLNLLVLLPLLGGCAKPSVSINRIEYKTAGYGSASKLGTAVVRSARSQIGKPYKWGGSSPEEGFDCSGLVWWAYRVHGVKLPRVSWQQVKSGRPVRKEDCKAGDVVFFRIPGQAKSLHAGIYTGAGRRFIHSPKSGHSVREESMDKSYWQKYFIGARRFF from the coding sequence ATGAGTTATATGACTTACAAGCCGGTCGGTTTTATACTTGTTTTGAATCTGCTTGTTCTGCTGCCGCTTTTGGGCGGATGCGCAAAGCCTTCAGTCAGTATAAACCGAATCGAATACAAAACAGCCGGGTATGGATCAGCTTCAAAGCTGGGGACGGCCGTGGTCAGGAGCGCCAGATCGCAGATCGGCAAGCCATACAAATGGGGAGGGTCATCGCCGGAGGAGGGTTTTGACTGTTCCGGGCTGGTCTGGTGGGCCTACCGCGTTCACGGTGTGAAGCTGCCGCGTGTTTCCTGGCAGCAGGTGAAATCCGGCAGGCCGGTGCGTAAAGAGGACTGCAAGGCCGGAGATGTGGTGTTTTTCCGGATACCGGGGCAGGCAAAAAGTCTGCATGCCGGTATTTATACCGGCGCTGGAAGACGGTTCATTCACAGTCCCAAAAGCGGGCACTCAGTGCGTGAAGAATCCATGGATAAGTCTTACTGGCAAAAATATTTCATTGGCGCACGTAGATTTTTTTGA